Proteins encoded within one genomic window of Cucurbita pepo subsp. pepo cultivar mu-cu-16 unplaced genomic scaffold, ASM280686v2 Cp4.1_scaffold000190, whole genome shotgun sequence:
- the LOC111784343 gene encoding cleavage and polyadenylation specificity factor subunit 1 isoform X1, with amino-acid sequence MSFAAYRMMHSPTGIENCDSGFITHSRADFVPRVTSHADDLESDWPPRREIGPVPNLVVTAGNVLEVYVVRVQEDGGKESRSSGEVRRGGIMDGVSGASLELVCHYRLHGNVESMVILSSRGGDGSKKRDSIILVFKEAKISVLEFDDSIHSLRTSSMHCFEGPQWLHLKRGRESFARGPVVKVDPQGRCGGVLVYGLQMIILKASQAGSGLVVDDEACGNVGASSARVESSYLINLRDLDVKHVKDFVFVHGYIEPVMVILHEQELTWAGRVAWKHHTCMISALSISTTLKQHPLIWSANNLPHDAYKLLAVPSPIGGVLVVSANSIHYHSQSASCMLALNNYAVSPDSSQDMPRSNFNVELDAAHATWLLNDVALLSTKTGELLLLALVYDGRVVQRLDLSKSKASVLTSGIASIGSSLFFLGSRLGDSLLVQFSCGVGSSGLASSLKDEVGDIEVDAPTSKRMRRSSSDALQDMVGGDELSLYGVSNNTESAQKNFSFAVRDSLINIGPLKDFSYGLRINADANATGIAKQSNYELVCCSGNGKNGALCILRQSIRPEMITEVELPGCKGIWTVYHKNTRGSSADSSRMLSDDDEYHAYLIISLEARTMVLETGDLLTEVTESVDYFVQGRTIAAGNLFGRRRVIQVYETGARVLDGSFMTQDLNLVVPGNESGNGSEGCTVLSASISDPYVLLTMTDGSIRLLVGDPSSCSVSVSAPAAFGSSKKCVSCCTLYHDKGIEPWLRMTSTDAWLSTGVGETIDGTDGSLQDQGDIYCVACYDSGDLEIFDVPNFTSVFYVDKFVSGKSHLVDFQISDSQKSSERLDGNSQELNNNGRNESSQNMKVTEVAMQRWSGQHSRPFLFGILTDGTILCYHAYLFESSDTASKIDDSVSMENSSSNMSSSRLRNLRFLRVPLDIQGRDDMPNGALSRRLSIFKNISGYQGLFLCGSRPAWFMVFRERLRIHPQLCDGPIVAFTVLHNVNCNHGLIYVTSQGVLKICQLPSTSNYDNYWPVQKVPLKGTPHQVTYFHEKNLYPVIISAPVHKPLNQVLSSMVDQDAGHVENHNLSADELQQTYSVEEFEIRILEPEKSGGPWQTRATIAMHSSENALTIRVVTLLNTTTKENETLLAVGTAYVQGEDVAARGRVLLFSVGKDADNSQTLVSEVYSKELKGAISALASLQGHLLIASGPKIILHKWTGAELNGIAFYDVPPLYVVSLNIVKNFILLGDIHKSIYFLSWKEQGAQLSLLAKDFGSLDCFATEFLIDGSTLSLTVSDDQKNIQIFYYAPKSTESWKGQKLLSRAEFHVGAHVTKFLRLQMLSTTSDRGSSTVSDKTNRFALLFGTLDGSIGCIAPLDELTFRRLQSLQKKLVDAVPHVGGLNPRSFRQFHSNGKVHRSGPDSIVDCELLCHYEMIPLEEQLEIAQQIGTTRSQILSNLNDLSLGTSFL; translated from the exons ATGAGTTTTGCCGCTTATAGAATGATGCACTCCCCTACGGGCATCGAGAATTGTGATTCAGGCTTTATCACCCACTCTCGCGCCGATTTCGTACCCCGCGTCACTTCTCACGCCGACGACCTTGAGTCCGATTGGCCGCCGCGCCGAGAAATTGGTCCGGTTCCGAATCTCGTTGTCACCGCCGGTAATGTCCTTGAGGTATATGTTGTCAGGGTTCAAGAAGATGGTGGCAAAGAATCAAGAAGCTCTGGAGAAGTCAGACGGGGTGGCATTATGGATGGAGTCTCTGGGGCCTCGCTCGAGCTTGTTTGCCACTATAG GTTGCACGGTAATGTTGAGTCCATGGTAATTTTGTCTAGTAGAGGAGGTGATGGCTCCAAGAAGAGAGATTCGATCATATTAGTCTTTAAAGAAGCAAAAATTTCAGTGCTAGAGTTTGATGATTCTATCCATAGTCTCCGTACAAG CTCAATGCATTGCTTTGAGGGTCCACAATGGCTTCATTTGAAAAGAGGTCGTGAATCATTTGCAAGAGGTCCAGTGGTAAAGGTTGATCCTCAAGGCAGGTGTGGAGGAGTTCTTGTTTATGGTTTGCAAATGATAATACTTAAGGCTTCTCAG GCTGGTTCCGGTTTGGTTGTGGATGATGAAGCTTGCGGTAACGTAGGTGCAAGTTCTGCTCGAGTTGAATCGTCATACCTAATTAACCTAAGGGATTTGGATGTGAAGCATGTAAAGGATTTTGTATTTGTACATG gttataTTGAACCTGTGATGGTGATCCTCCATGAGCAGGAACTTACCTGGGCCGGTCGTGTTGCATGGAAGCATCACACGTGTATGATTTCTGCGCTAAGTATTAGCACAACCTTGAAGCAGCATCCTCTAATATGGTCTGCCAAT AACCTTCCTCACGATGCTTACAAGCTACTTGCGGTGCCATCACCAATTGGTGGAGTACTTGTTGTCAGTGCAAATAGTATTCATTATCACAGTCAG TCAGCTTCATGCATGCTGGCTTTGAATAATTATGCTGTTTCCCCTGATAGCAG TCAAGATATGCCTAGATCAAATTTCAATGTGGAATTGGATGCTGCCCATGCTACATGGTTGCTAAATGATGTGGCCTTGCTGTCAACCAAAACTGGGGAACTATTATTGCTGGCACTTGTCTATGATGGACG TGTTGTGCAGAGACTTGATCTTTCGAAGTCTAAAGCTTCAGTACTTACATCG GGCATTGCATCAATTGGAAGTTCATTATTTTTTCTGGGCAGTCGATTGGGAGATAGTTTGCTTGTACAGTTTAGTTGTGGAGTGGGATCCTCAGGATTGGCATCCAGTCTAAAGGACGAG GTTGGAGATATTGAAGTTGATGCTCCAACATCAAAGAGAATGCGTAGATCATCTTCTGATGCTCTACAAGATATGGTTGGAGGGGATGAGCTATCGTTGTACGGTGTTTCAAATAATACGGAATCTGCTCAG AAAAACTTTTCTTTCGCTGTTAGAGACTCATTGATCAATATTGGGCCTCTGAAGGACTTTTCCTACGGTTTAAGAATTAATGCAGATGCTAATGCCACTGGAATTGCCAAACAAAGCAATTATGAACTA GTTTGTTGTTCGGGTAATGGTAAAAATGGTGCATTATGCATTCTTCGGCAGTCAATTCGCCCTGAAATGATTACTGAG GTTGAGCTCCCAGGTTGTAAAGGCATTTGGACTGTTTACCACAAAAATACTCGTGGTAGTAGTGCTGATTCTTCTAGAATGCTTtcagatgatgatgagtatcATGCATATTTGATTATAAGCCTTGAGGCTCGCAcaatg GTACTTGAAACTGGGGATCTCCTAACAGAAGTCACTGAGAGTGTTGACTACTTTGTGCAAGGGAGAACAATTGCTGCGGGCAACTTGTTTGGAAG GCGTCGAGTTATCCAGGTCTATGAAACTGGTGCACGAGTTTTGGATGGGTCTTTTATGACTCAAGATTTGAACTTGGTAGTCCCTGGCAATGAATCTGGTAATGGTTCTGAAGGTTGTACTGTGTTGTCTGCATCTATTAGTGATCCATATGTCTTGCTGACTATGACGGATGGAAGTATTCGATTACTTGTTGGAG ATCCTTCTTCTTGCTCTGTTTCTGTATCTGCACCAGCCGCCTTTGGGAGTTCAAAAAAGTGTGTATCTTGTTGCACTCTTTACCATGATAAGGGCATTGAGCCTTGGCTTCGGATGACAAGTACAGATGCATGGCTTTCTACAGGAGTTGGGGAGACAATTGATGGTACTGATGGCTCACTCCAAGATCAGGGTGACATATATTGTGTTGCTTGTTACGATAGTGGGGAccttgaaatatttgatgtGCCTAATTTCACCAGCGTTTTCTATGTGGATAAATTTGTTTCTGGAAAATCACATTTAGTTGATTTTCAAATATCAGACTCGCAGAAAAGTTCTGAGAGGTTGGATGGAAATTCTCAGGAATTGAATAACAATGGTAGGAATGAAAGTTCACAAAATATGAAGGTCACTGAGGTAGCCATGCAGAGGTGGTCAGGGCAGCATAGCCGCCCATTTCTTTTTGGGATATTGACAGACGGGACAATTCTTTGTTACCatgcttatttatttgagaGTTCAGACACTGCCTCTAAAATTGATGATTCTGTTTCTATGGAAAATAGCTCAAGTAATATGAGTTCTTCTAGATtaagaaatttgagatttcttCGTGTCCCCTTGGACATACAAGGAAGGGATGATATGCCAAATGGAGCATTGTCCCGTAGATTATCTATTTTCAAGAATATTTCTGGTTACCAGGGGTTATTTCTTTGTGGGTCAAGACCTGCTTGGTTTATGGTATTTAGAGAACGCCTTCGAATTCATCCTCAG CTATGTGATGGACCCATCGTTGCCTTTACAGTGCTACATAATGTCAACTGTAACCATGGACTTATATATGTCACGTCACAG GGTGTTTTAAAGATTTGTCAACTTCCATCTACATCAAACTATGATAATTACTGGCCGGTACAGAAA GTTCCATTGAAAGGAACTCCACACCAGGTCACCTACTTTCACGAGAAGAATCTGTACCCGGTTATAATTTCAGCACCT GTTCATAAGCCGTTGAATCAAGTGCTTTCATCTATGGTTGATCAAGATGCTGGTCACGTTGAGAATCATAACTTGAGTGCTGATGAACTGCAGCAAACTTACTCAGTGGAAGAGTTTGAGATTCGGATTTTGGAACCAGAAAAGTCTGGTGGCCCTTGGCAAACTAGGGCTACAATTGCTATGCACAGTTCTGAAAACGCCCTTACCATTCGCGTTGTTACACTTTTG AACACAACCacaaaagagaatgaaacacttTTAGCAGTTGGAACTGCATATGTGCAAGGGGAGGATGTTGCTGCAAGAGGAAGAGTGCTTTTATTTTCAGTTGGAAAAGATGCTGATAATTCGCAGACCTTG GTTTCAGAGGTTTATTCGAAAGAATTGAAGGGTGCTATTTCTGCTTTAGCCTCTCTGCAAGGTCATCTATTGATAGCTTCTGGTCCTAAAATTATCTTACACAAGTGGACTGGTGCAGAGTTGAATGGCATTGCGTTTTACGACGTTCCACCCTTATATGTTGTGAGCTTGAACATT GTCAAGAATTTCATACTTCTTGGTGATATACACAAGAGCATTTACTTTCTGAGTTGGAAAGAACAGGGAGCTCAACTTAGCTTGTTGGCGAAGGATTTTGGTTCTCTAGATTGCTTTGCAACAGAATTTCTGATCGATGGAAGCACTCTTAGTCTTACTGTCTCTGATGATCAAAAGAATATTCAG atattttattatgCACCAAAGTCGACTGAGAGTTGGAAAGGGCAGAAGCTTCTATCAAGAGCTGAATTTCATGTGGGTGCTCATGTGACGAAGTTTCTACGGCTACAGATGTTGTCGACCACTTCAGATAGAGGAAGTAGTACAGTTTCTGACAAGACCAATCGCTTCGCTTTGTTATTTGGCACCCTTGATGGAAGTATTGGTTGTATTGCACCTCTTGATGAACTCACATTTCGTAGACTGCAGTCATTACAAAAGAAACTTGTTGATGCCGTTCCCCATGTCGGTGGTTTAAATCCAAGGTCGTTTCGCCAGTTTCATTCAAATGGAAAGGTTCATCGAAGTGGTCCAGACAGCATTGTCGATTGTGAATTACTATGCCA
- the LOC111784343 gene encoding cleavage and polyadenylation specificity factor subunit 1 isoform X2, with product MVILHEQELTWAGRVAWKHHTCMISALSISTTLKQHPLIWSANNLPHDAYKLLAVPSPIGGVLVVSANSIHYHSQSASCMLALNNYAVSPDSSQDMPRSNFNVELDAAHATWLLNDVALLSTKTGELLLLALVYDGRVVQRLDLSKSKASVLTSGIASIGSSLFFLGSRLGDSLLVQFSCGVGSSGLASSLKDEVGDIEVDAPTSKRMRRSSSDALQDMVGGDELSLYGVSNNTESAQKNFSFAVRDSLINIGPLKDFSYGLRINADANATGIAKQSNYELVCCSGNGKNGALCILRQSIRPEMITEVELPGCKGIWTVYHKNTRGSSADSSRMLSDDDEYHAYLIISLEARTMVLETGDLLTEVTESVDYFVQGRTIAAGNLFGRRRVIQVYETGARVLDGSFMTQDLNLVVPGNESGNGSEGCTVLSASISDPYVLLTMTDGSIRLLVGDPSSCSVSVSAPAAFGSSKKCVSCCTLYHDKGIEPWLRMTSTDAWLSTGVGETIDGTDGSLQDQGDIYCVACYDSGDLEIFDVPNFTSVFYVDKFVSGKSHLVDFQISDSQKSSERLDGNSQELNNNGRNESSQNMKVTEVAMQRWSGQHSRPFLFGILTDGTILCYHAYLFESSDTASKIDDSVSMENSSSNMSSSRLRNLRFLRVPLDIQGRDDMPNGALSRRLSIFKNISGYQGLFLCGSRPAWFMVFRERLRIHPQLCDGPIVAFTVLHNVNCNHGLIYVTSQGVLKICQLPSTSNYDNYWPVQKVPLKGTPHQVTYFHEKNLYPVIISAPVHKPLNQVLSSMVDQDAGHVENHNLSADELQQTYSVEEFEIRILEPEKSGGPWQTRATIAMHSSENALTIRVVTLLNTTTKENETLLAVGTAYVQGEDVAARGRVLLFSVGKDADNSQTLVSEVYSKELKGAISALASLQGHLLIASGPKIILHKWTGAELNGIAFYDVPPLYVVSLNIVKNFILLGDIHKSIYFLSWKEQGAQLSLLAKDFGSLDCFATEFLIDGSTLSLTVSDDQKNIQIFYYAPKSTESWKGQKLLSRAEFHVGAHVTKFLRLQMLSTTSDRGSSTVSDKTNRFALLFGTLDGSIGCIAPLDELTFRRLQSLQKKLVDAVPHVGGLNPRSFRQFHSNGKVHRSGPDSIVDCELLCHYEMIPLEEQLEIAQQIGTTRSQILSNLNDLSLGTSFL from the exons ATGGTGATCCTCCATGAGCAGGAACTTACCTGGGCCGGTCGTGTTGCATGGAAGCATCACACGTGTATGATTTCTGCGCTAAGTATTAGCACAACCTTGAAGCAGCATCCTCTAATATGGTCTGCCAAT AACCTTCCTCACGATGCTTACAAGCTACTTGCGGTGCCATCACCAATTGGTGGAGTACTTGTTGTCAGTGCAAATAGTATTCATTATCACAGTCAG TCAGCTTCATGCATGCTGGCTTTGAATAATTATGCTGTTTCCCCTGATAGCAG TCAAGATATGCCTAGATCAAATTTCAATGTGGAATTGGATGCTGCCCATGCTACATGGTTGCTAAATGATGTGGCCTTGCTGTCAACCAAAACTGGGGAACTATTATTGCTGGCACTTGTCTATGATGGACG TGTTGTGCAGAGACTTGATCTTTCGAAGTCTAAAGCTTCAGTACTTACATCG GGCATTGCATCAATTGGAAGTTCATTATTTTTTCTGGGCAGTCGATTGGGAGATAGTTTGCTTGTACAGTTTAGTTGTGGAGTGGGATCCTCAGGATTGGCATCCAGTCTAAAGGACGAG GTTGGAGATATTGAAGTTGATGCTCCAACATCAAAGAGAATGCGTAGATCATCTTCTGATGCTCTACAAGATATGGTTGGAGGGGATGAGCTATCGTTGTACGGTGTTTCAAATAATACGGAATCTGCTCAG AAAAACTTTTCTTTCGCTGTTAGAGACTCATTGATCAATATTGGGCCTCTGAAGGACTTTTCCTACGGTTTAAGAATTAATGCAGATGCTAATGCCACTGGAATTGCCAAACAAAGCAATTATGAACTA GTTTGTTGTTCGGGTAATGGTAAAAATGGTGCATTATGCATTCTTCGGCAGTCAATTCGCCCTGAAATGATTACTGAG GTTGAGCTCCCAGGTTGTAAAGGCATTTGGACTGTTTACCACAAAAATACTCGTGGTAGTAGTGCTGATTCTTCTAGAATGCTTtcagatgatgatgagtatcATGCATATTTGATTATAAGCCTTGAGGCTCGCAcaatg GTACTTGAAACTGGGGATCTCCTAACAGAAGTCACTGAGAGTGTTGACTACTTTGTGCAAGGGAGAACAATTGCTGCGGGCAACTTGTTTGGAAG GCGTCGAGTTATCCAGGTCTATGAAACTGGTGCACGAGTTTTGGATGGGTCTTTTATGACTCAAGATTTGAACTTGGTAGTCCCTGGCAATGAATCTGGTAATGGTTCTGAAGGTTGTACTGTGTTGTCTGCATCTATTAGTGATCCATATGTCTTGCTGACTATGACGGATGGAAGTATTCGATTACTTGTTGGAG ATCCTTCTTCTTGCTCTGTTTCTGTATCTGCACCAGCCGCCTTTGGGAGTTCAAAAAAGTGTGTATCTTGTTGCACTCTTTACCATGATAAGGGCATTGAGCCTTGGCTTCGGATGACAAGTACAGATGCATGGCTTTCTACAGGAGTTGGGGAGACAATTGATGGTACTGATGGCTCACTCCAAGATCAGGGTGACATATATTGTGTTGCTTGTTACGATAGTGGGGAccttgaaatatttgatgtGCCTAATTTCACCAGCGTTTTCTATGTGGATAAATTTGTTTCTGGAAAATCACATTTAGTTGATTTTCAAATATCAGACTCGCAGAAAAGTTCTGAGAGGTTGGATGGAAATTCTCAGGAATTGAATAACAATGGTAGGAATGAAAGTTCACAAAATATGAAGGTCACTGAGGTAGCCATGCAGAGGTGGTCAGGGCAGCATAGCCGCCCATTTCTTTTTGGGATATTGACAGACGGGACAATTCTTTGTTACCatgcttatttatttgagaGTTCAGACACTGCCTCTAAAATTGATGATTCTGTTTCTATGGAAAATAGCTCAAGTAATATGAGTTCTTCTAGATtaagaaatttgagatttcttCGTGTCCCCTTGGACATACAAGGAAGGGATGATATGCCAAATGGAGCATTGTCCCGTAGATTATCTATTTTCAAGAATATTTCTGGTTACCAGGGGTTATTTCTTTGTGGGTCAAGACCTGCTTGGTTTATGGTATTTAGAGAACGCCTTCGAATTCATCCTCAG CTATGTGATGGACCCATCGTTGCCTTTACAGTGCTACATAATGTCAACTGTAACCATGGACTTATATATGTCACGTCACAG GGTGTTTTAAAGATTTGTCAACTTCCATCTACATCAAACTATGATAATTACTGGCCGGTACAGAAA GTTCCATTGAAAGGAACTCCACACCAGGTCACCTACTTTCACGAGAAGAATCTGTACCCGGTTATAATTTCAGCACCT GTTCATAAGCCGTTGAATCAAGTGCTTTCATCTATGGTTGATCAAGATGCTGGTCACGTTGAGAATCATAACTTGAGTGCTGATGAACTGCAGCAAACTTACTCAGTGGAAGAGTTTGAGATTCGGATTTTGGAACCAGAAAAGTCTGGTGGCCCTTGGCAAACTAGGGCTACAATTGCTATGCACAGTTCTGAAAACGCCCTTACCATTCGCGTTGTTACACTTTTG AACACAACCacaaaagagaatgaaacacttTTAGCAGTTGGAACTGCATATGTGCAAGGGGAGGATGTTGCTGCAAGAGGAAGAGTGCTTTTATTTTCAGTTGGAAAAGATGCTGATAATTCGCAGACCTTG GTTTCAGAGGTTTATTCGAAAGAATTGAAGGGTGCTATTTCTGCTTTAGCCTCTCTGCAAGGTCATCTATTGATAGCTTCTGGTCCTAAAATTATCTTACACAAGTGGACTGGTGCAGAGTTGAATGGCATTGCGTTTTACGACGTTCCACCCTTATATGTTGTGAGCTTGAACATT GTCAAGAATTTCATACTTCTTGGTGATATACACAAGAGCATTTACTTTCTGAGTTGGAAAGAACAGGGAGCTCAACTTAGCTTGTTGGCGAAGGATTTTGGTTCTCTAGATTGCTTTGCAACAGAATTTCTGATCGATGGAAGCACTCTTAGTCTTACTGTCTCTGATGATCAAAAGAATATTCAG atattttattatgCACCAAAGTCGACTGAGAGTTGGAAAGGGCAGAAGCTTCTATCAAGAGCTGAATTTCATGTGGGTGCTCATGTGACGAAGTTTCTACGGCTACAGATGTTGTCGACCACTTCAGATAGAGGAAGTAGTACAGTTTCTGACAAGACCAATCGCTTCGCTTTGTTATTTGGCACCCTTGATGGAAGTATTGGTTGTATTGCACCTCTTGATGAACTCACATTTCGTAGACTGCAGTCATTACAAAAGAAACTTGTTGATGCCGTTCCCCATGTCGGTGGTTTAAATCCAAGGTCGTTTCGCCAGTTTCATTCAAATGGAAAGGTTCATCGAAGTGGTCCAGACAGCATTGTCGATTGTGAATTACTATGCCA